The Anomaloglossus baeobatrachus isolate aAnoBae1 chromosome 7, aAnoBae1.hap1, whole genome shotgun sequence sequence AGGAGAAAACACAGCGGATCAGAGAGGTAAGAAGCGAGGCGGTGCAAAGAGAAGAGGACAAGAGAGAGGCGGTGCAAAGAAGAGGACAAGAGAGAGGCGGCGCAAAGAGAAGAAGAGGACAAGAGAGGGGCGGTGCAAAGAAGAGGACAAGAGAGAGGCGACGCAAAGAGAAGAAGAGGACAAGAGAGAGGCGACGCAAAGAGAAGAAGAGGACAAGAGAGGCGGCGCAAAGAGAAGAAGAGGACAAGAGAGAGGCGGTGCAAAGAAGAGGACAAGAGAGAGGCGACGCAAAGAGAAGAAGAGGACAAGAGAGAGGCGACGCAAAGAGAAGAAGAGGACAAGAGAGGCGGCGCAAAGAGAAGAGGACAAGAGAGAGGCGGCGCAAAAGAGAAGAAGAGGACAAGAGAGAGGCGGCGCAAAGAGAAGAAGAGGACAAGAGAGAGGCGGCGCAAAGAGAAGAAGAGGACAAGAGAGGCGGCGCAAAGAGAAGAAGAGGACAAGAGAGGCGGCGCAAAGAGAAGAAGAGGACAAGAGAGAGGCGGTGCAAAGAAGAGGACAAGAGAGAGGCGGCGCAAAAGAGAAGAAGAGGACAAGAGAGGCGGTGCAAAGAGTAGAAGAGGACAAGAGAGGCGGCGCAAAGAGTAGAAGAGGACAAGAGAGGCGGCGCAAAGAGTAGAAGAGGACAAGAGAGGCGGCGCAAAGAGTAGAAGAGGACAAGAGAGGCGGCGCAAAGAGTAGAAGAGGACAAGAGAGGCGGCGCGAAGAGAAAAGGACAAAAGAGAGGCGGCGCGAAGAGAAGAGGACAAAAGAGAGGCAGCGCAAAGAGAAGAGGGCAAGAGAGGCGGTGTgaagaacagaggtggctggcattaCCTGTGTGAAGCCCAGACCGATGCCCACGGCGCCAATCACGTCAAAGTGTTCGGATATCCACATCTTCATCTTCAGCACGCAGCCCTGCGAGATAAACAGCGTCCTGCGGTGACTCCGGGGCCCGAGAGCCCACACTCCGGTCACTGCTAAAGCTGCACCAAGACTATGCCGCTTCCCCATAGGGCACGTGCACACCGAGGCGCAATCCGCTCAGGATCCGCCCGCTGGGGAGAGCGCTTGTTTCCTGAACAGATCTCGGCTTTGTTCATACGTtgcgtttttgttttgttttatgcaAATAACCTCGCGCACATCTCGCGCACACCGCTGATTTCTTTTTCATTGACTGAAATGGAAAAACGGcttttgctttcaatggtgaaaaaaagcagcaaaaagaacCCCCCGCggctgctgcattttttttgtatgAATAAAAGTAACTTTATTTAAACTTTGCCAGAaaccacaaaaaaacccaaaacactgcaaaaacgcaacatgtgaacatggcctcaaaTAGAGCGAAGCGTTTATTTTCCTGTCGTCACCGTCCATCAGGAGCCGCGTCCTACAAGGGACGACCCCTCCTCCCTCCAGGAGCTTCCAAAACctgaaggagagagaaaaaaaccaCACACCACAAACCAAGTAACTAATCTTCAGGTGAGTGCCCGCCGCCTCTTTGTCCCCCCGGTATTTTCCTGCAGTTTGCGGTCATTTCTCTTTTTGGGGCTGCTCTGCCGATGGCTTTTCTGCGGATTTTATACTATAGCGACGGCGCCCAAGTTCCTACTTTTCCCCACATCCCGGTTTCAGAAGCGAGGAGCGGGCACAAATGGCGTCCCGACAGCGCTGTGCATTAGGCTCATTATTACAGCAGCATCACCCTGCAGACGTGGGCTGAAAACAGAACCCTCGGgcggcaccccccccaccaccactgTCCCCCGGTGCAGGGGAGGCACAGTCCACCCACTCCccctctaccccccccccccccttcccggtgcaggggcggcacagtccacccacccccccccccccttcccggtgcaggggcggcacagtccacccacccccccccccttcccggtgCAGGGGCGGCACAGTCTCGGGCTGCAGATTTCTGTCCTGATGCAAAACACATTTCTACATCTCCAGATGCAGCAGAGTCCGGTGTGTTTGGATTTTGGGGACGATCGGCAGCAGCGGTCCGTGTTCTCTCTGTGGATGTGGCTCGGAGTAGGACTGGGGCCGCATCCATGGATTATAACCAGGGGATTTTTTGCCTTTTTAAAGACATTTTGCAACTTTCTATCAATTCTTCCTCATTTCCAAGACTGAGTGTAAACTGCGCTCCTCCATTCATTGGACGTGATCAGAAGCCGGAAACTACGAGTGACCCAGCACCAGTCATATCTGAAGGTTTGTGACAATGTGTCAGCACGGGATTGTCTATACAGGATTCTGATCAGATGACCCGACTACGGGGGCTCCCTGTCTGCACAGTCATGGGGGTCTCCATACCTCTTGGTACAGGCTCTCGCTGCGCCCCAGGGCGTCCTCTCCGCACTTCTCCCGGGGGGTCCGGCAGCAGCTGCTGGGGACAGAGGAGTCGTACATCCCAGAAGAGACATTGAACCAGTCCGTGAAGTTCTGCGCTCCACAGCACTGGAACTACAGGAAGGGGGATACAGGAGACCCGTCAGTGAGCACACGAGGGGCACCACGTATAATACACCACACACTCGCTATATAAGCCCTTCACCCATACAGGGTCACTCACCCCCTGCTGCACCCCCGTCCACCCCGCGGGCACTCTCCGGGGTCACTCACCCCCTGCTGCACCCAGTCCACCCCCCCAGGAGCTCTCCTGGGTTACTCACCCCCTGCTGCACCCCGTCCACCCCGCGGGCGCTCTTCTGGGTCACTCACACCCTACTGCACCCAGTCCACTCCCCGGGAGCTCTCCTGGGTCACACACCCCCTGCTGCACCCCATCCACCCCGCGGGCACTCTCCGGGGTCACTCACCCCCTGCTGCACCCAGTCCACCCCCCCAGGAGCTCTCCTGGGTCACTCACCCCCTGCTGCACCCCGTCCACTCCCCGGGAGCTCTCCTGGGTCACTCACCCCCTGCTGCACCCAGTCCACCCCGCGGGCGCTCTCTGGGGTCACTCACCCCCTGCTGCACCCAGTCCACCCCCCCGGGAGCTCTCCTGGGTCACTCACCCCCTGCTGCACCCCGTCCACCCTGCGGGCGCTCTCCGGGGTCACTCACCCCTTGCTGCACCCCCGTCCACCCCGCGGGCGCTCTCCGGGGTTACTCACCCCCTGCTGCACCCCGTCCACCTCCCGGGAGCTCTCCAGGGTCACCCACCCCCTGCAGCATCCCGTCCACTCCCCGGGAGCTTTCCTGGGTCACTCACCCCCTGCTGCACCCAGTCCACCCTGCGGGCGCTCTCCGGGGTCACTCACCCCCTGCTGCACCCCCGTCCACCCCGCGGGCGCTCTCCGGGGTCACTCACCCCCTGCTGCACCCCCGTCCACCCCGCGGGCACTCTCCGGGGTCACTCACCCCCTGCTGCACCCCTTCCACCCCGCGGGCGCTCTCCGGGGTCACTCACCCCCTGCTGCACCCCTTCCACCCCCCGGGAGCTCTCCGGGGTCACTCTACCCCTGCTGCACCCAGTCCACCCAGCGGGAGCTCTCCGGGGGTCACTCACCCCCTGCTGCACCCCGTCCACCCCGCGGGTGATCTGCTTCTCCGCCCCGTACTTGTTCATCACCTTCAGAAATCGGCTCTGGAGGCTTCGGTGAAGCTGGAATAGACGGATTATTATAAGACGTTTCCCAATATTGTTAACCCTTGTGTGTCTGGCCCATAGCGGGCGCACCCCTATACAGGAGCACCCCTATACAGGCGGCTCTGCAGTCGCTCCATGTCTATGGCCGCCACTCACCGTGTCTCTGTAGGAATAGGCCGACAACCCGACTACGATCTCAGCGGCGAACACCAGAAGCATAATCCCTGTGAACTGAGAGGAGAGGTCACCTGACCGCGCCAAAGACGGAAAACCACGAGAGCCCCGCCACACcgcgctgcactcactattctgcacctCCAGAGCTGAGatctcccagcattccctgctcagAGCTTCTCTGGGAAGGCGCCTCTACACCAGACGTGGTCTCATCTGATGTGGCCATTGGGGTCAATAGTGTTTTGTGTAcaagcttgctgactgtttccagtattattccagcagaataatgagtgcagctctggagtaaggcAGGAGAATGACTTATGGGAACTTACGATTTTTATCAGGAGGTTGTTTTCTTTGATCACAGCCATAGCCCCAAAACCGGAGAGGAAGAAGATGATCATCCCCACGATAGTCAGGACCATGGGGGCCCCGGACGAGGTCTCCGCGACCACGATGGAGACGTCCGACAGCTTCATCTGTACCGAGGCTCCGAGACAGATCAGCGCCACGCCGGTCACCTGACGGAGGACAGGAGAATGGTGGACAGACGGACAGGAGAAtgatggacggacggacggagcGACGGACGAGAGAATGGCGGGCGGAGGGAGTGACGGATGGGAGAATGGCGGACGGACGAAGGGAGCGACGGACGAGAGAATGGCGGACGGACGAAGGGAGCGACGGACGAGAGAATGGCGGACGGACGAAGGGAGCGACGGATGAGAGAATGGCGGACGAACGGACAGGAGAATGATGGACGGATGGAGGGAGCGATGGACGAGAGAATGGCGCGGAGGAGGAGTGACGGACGGAGCGACGGACGAGAGAATGGCGGGCAGAGGGAGTGACGGATGGGAGAATGGCGGACGGACGAAGGGAGCGACGGAGGAGAGAATGACGGACGGACAGGAGAATGATGGACGGATGGAGGGAGCGATGGACGAGAGAATGGCGGGCGGAGGGAGTGACGGATGGGAGAATGGCGGGCGGAGGGAGCAATGGACGAGAGAATGGCGGGCGGAGGGAGTGACGGACGGGAGAATGGCGGGCGGAGGGAGTGACGGACGGGAGAATGGCGGGCGGAGGGAGCGACGGACGAGAGAATGGCGGGCGGATGGACGGACGGAGGGAGCGACGGACGAGAGAATGGCGGGCGGAGGGAGTGACGGATGGGAGAATGGCGGACGGACGAAGGGAGCGACGGACGAGAGAATGGCGGACGGATGGACGGAGCGACGGACGAGAGAATGGCGGATAGACGGACGGGAGAATGATGGACGGACGAAGGGAGCGACGGACGAGAGAATGGCGGACGGACGGACAGGAGAATGATGGACGGACGAAGGGAGCGACGGACGAGAGAATGGCGGACGGATGGACGGAGCGACGGACGAGAGAATGGCGGATAGACGGACGGGAGAATGATGGACGGACGAAGGGAGCGACGGACGAGAGAATGGCGGACGGACGGACAGGAGAATGATGGACGGACGAAGGGAGCGACGGACGAGAGAATGGCGGACGGACGGACAGGAGAATGATGGACGGACGAAGGGAGCGACGGACGAGAGAATGGCGGACGGACGGACAGGAGAATGATGGACGGACGAAGGGAGCGACGGACGAGAGAATGGCGGACGGACGGACAGGAGAATGATGGACGGACGAAGGGAGCGACGGACGAGAGAATGGCGGACGAAGGGAGTGACCGATGGGAGAATGGCGGACGGACGAAGGGAGCGACGGACGAGAGAATGGCGGACGGACGGACAGGAGAATGATGGACAGATGGAGGGAGCAATGGACGAGAGAATGGCGGGCGGAGGGAGTGACGGATGGGAGAATGGCGGACGGACAGGAGAATGGCGGACGGACGAACAGGAGAATGATGGACGGATGGAGGGAGCGACGGACGAGAGAATGACGGGCGGATGGCGCGACGGACGAGAGAATGACGGGCGGATGGCGCGACGGACGAGAGAATGACGGGCGGATGGACGGACGGAGGGAGCGACGGACGAGAGAATGGCGGACGGATGGAGGGAGCGATGGACGAGAGAATAGCAggcggatggatggacggacggagcGACGGACGAGAGAGAATGGCGGGCGGAGGGAGTGACGGATGGGAGAATGGCGGGCGGAGGGAGCGACGGACGAGAGAATGACGGGCGGAGTGAGTGACGGACGAGAGAATGGCAGATGGACGGACGGGAGAATGATGGACGGACGGAGGGAGCGACGGATGGGAGAATGGCGGACGGACGAAGGGAGCGACGGACGAGAGAATGGCGGACGGACGAAGGGAGCGACGGACGAGAGAATGGCGGATGGACGGACGGGAGAATGATGGACGGACGGAGGGAGCGACGGATGGGAGAATGGCGGACAGAGGGAGCGACGGGCGGGAGAATGGCGGACGGGACCGGCGCAGGGACCGGTGGGCGGGAGGGACGGGCAGACCCTAGTAGACTTGCAGATGGCTCGTGTCACCCGCAGGAGGAGGTGAAGGGCCCCGTCCAATCTTCCGTTAGAGTGGATCCAGCAGTGATCTCTGCACACAACCTTTTTGTCCAGTGAACTGATTTCAGCGGGATAGAGATatggatagagatatatatatatatatatatatatatatatatatatatatatatagatataaaattttgttttgttttttttcttgcacacTTTGATTTCTATGAAAAATGGATCCATCCCGCAGAGATCCATTATAAACTGATCCAGTGAGCAAAATACGGATCCTTTTCAAATGAAAGAAAAGCAGAGGCCGAGCAGTGACGGATCCGTCCTCCGTAGACTCGAATGTTATAAAACCAGATCctgtaaaaatacattttttcaaaattgacaaaaaaaaaaaaaaaaa is a genomic window containing:
- the LOC142245786 gene encoding CD151 antigen-like is translated as MKLSDVSIVVAETSSGAPMVLTIVGMIIFFLSGFGAMAVIKENNLLIKIFTGIMLLVFAAEIVVGLSAYSYRDTLHRSLQSRFLKVMNKYGAEKQITRGVDGVQQGFQCCGAQNFTDWFNVSSGMYDSSVPSSCCRTPREKCGEDALGRSESLYQEGCVLKMKMWISEHFDVIGAVGIGLGFTQILGILFSCLLVKMLQDNYVSM